In Candidatus Pelagibacter sp. RS39, the following proteins share a genomic window:
- the tkt gene encoding transketolase — protein MKKLYKELANCIRFLSIDAVQKANSGHPGMPMGMADVATVLFKDFLKFNPKNPSWINRDRFVLSAGHGSMLLYSLLYLTGYKSVSLNDIKNFRQLESICAGHPEYHPNTGIETTTGPLGQGISNAVGFAISEEILKKQLGKKKIDHKTYVLAGDGCLMEGISHEALSLAGHLKLKNLILLFDNNSVSIDGPTNLAVSDNHEKRFKSYGWNYLKINGHDFKEISKALKKAQNSKKPIAISCKTTIGYGSPNKGGKASSHGSPLGDEEIKLVRKKLKWEYEPFKIPAELLSEWRKIGERTSQKAQKNKTIFSNSKNLKSLKKLIEKAKVEYFGNMKPIATRKSSEIFLNIIAKFPNLIGGSADLAGSNNTKTKDHKIIKPGDFSGNYIHYGVREHAMCGIMNGIALHSGLIPYGGTFLIFSDYCKPSIRLAAMMKQQVIYVFTHDSIGLGEDGPTHQPIEQLTSLRSIPNLNVFRPSDTIETFECWELALESKNTPSVISLTRQGVNPIRLENSLKNKSSLGAYEVLRTGDNISVTILATGSETSLANDVGHKLATDGIYSKIISMPCQKIFDHQNEEYKKKILGETKLVVSIEASETNYWKKYTGINGLNFGINDFGKSAPYKKIYDHFKLNSESIVKKIKEKL, from the coding sequence TTGAAAAAACTTTATAAAGAATTAGCTAATTGTATAAGATTTCTCTCAATTGATGCTGTCCAAAAAGCAAACTCAGGGCACCCTGGAATGCCAATGGGAATGGCTGATGTTGCTACGGTGCTTTTTAAAGATTTTTTAAAATTTAATCCAAAAAATCCTAGCTGGATAAACAGAGATAGATTTGTTCTCTCTGCTGGCCATGGATCAATGTTGCTTTACTCACTTCTATATCTAACTGGTTACAAAAGTGTCTCTTTAAATGATATTAAAAATTTTAGACAATTAGAGTCTATTTGTGCTGGACATCCTGAATATCATCCTAATACTGGTATTGAAACTACTACAGGTCCATTAGGGCAAGGAATTTCAAATGCAGTTGGCTTTGCAATATCAGAAGAAATTTTAAAAAAACAATTAGGAAAAAAAAAAATTGACCATAAAACTTATGTGCTTGCTGGCGATGGATGCTTAATGGAAGGTATTAGTCACGAGGCATTAAGTTTAGCTGGACATTTGAAACTAAAAAATCTTATTTTATTATTTGACAATAATTCTGTCTCAATTGATGGTCCTACTAACTTAGCTGTTTCAGATAATCACGAAAAAAGATTTAAAAGCTACGGATGGAACTACTTAAAAATTAATGGACATGATTTCAAAGAAATATCTAAAGCTTTAAAAAAAGCACAAAATTCAAAAAAACCTATAGCAATTTCATGTAAAACAACAATCGGTTATGGATCTCCTAACAAGGGGGGTAAGGCCTCATCACATGGAAGTCCACTAGGTGATGAGGAAATAAAACTTGTAAGAAAAAAACTTAAATGGGAATATGAACCCTTCAAGATTCCAGCTGAATTATTAAGTGAATGGAGAAAAATTGGGGAAAGGACCTCACAAAAAGCTCAGAAAAATAAAACAATTTTTTCAAATTCTAAAAATTTGAAATCATTAAAAAAATTAATTGAAAAAGCAAAAGTTGAATATTTTGGAAATATGAAACCAATCGCTACAAGGAAATCATCCGAAATATTTTTAAACATCATAGCGAAATTTCCTAACTTAATTGGTGGCTCAGCTGATTTAGCTGGATCAAACAATACTAAAACAAAAGATCATAAAATAATCAAACCAGGTGATTTTTCAGGAAATTATATTCATTATGGAGTTAGAGAGCACGCGATGTGTGGAATAATGAATGGTATAGCCTTACACAGTGGCTTAATTCCTTATGGTGGAACGTTTTTAATATTTAGTGACTATTGTAAACCATCTATCAGACTAGCAGCAATGATGAAACAACAAGTTATATATGTTTTTACTCATGACTCTATTGGCTTGGGTGAGGATGGCCCAACTCATCAGCCAATTGAACAATTAACAAGTTTAAGATCTATTCCGAATTTAAACGTTTTTAGACCTTCAGATACTATTGAAACTTTTGAGTGTTGGGAATTAGCTCTTGAAAGTAAAAACACTCCCAGTGTAATTTCGCTAACCAGACAAGGTGTCAATCCTATTAGACTTGAAAATTCTCTCAAAAATAAATCGTCCTTGGGTGCTTATGAAGTTTTGAGAACTGGGGATAATATAAGTGTAACAATTTTAGCAACTGGGTCTGAAACAAGTTTAGCTAATGATGTGGGTCATAAATTAGCCACAGATGGTATTTATTCCAAAATCATATCAATGCCTTGTCAAAAAATATTTGATCATCAAAATGAAGAATATAAAAAAAAAATATTAGGTGAAACTAAACTAGTAGTATCTATAGAAGCATCAGAAACCAATTATTGGAAAAAATATACTGGTATAA
- a CDS encoding 5-formyltetrahydrofolate cyclo-ligase, producing the protein MNSILEKEKKLNLALTKLKSLNLENPDIKKNIEILGEQKNQLEIEKSEIEKKYKTLVDEHDNLTRKLEELENKEKIEEKKRIEFSEKIDELNQETNTLMDEIDKWQT; encoded by the coding sequence ATGAATTCTATTCTTGAAAAAGAAAAAAAGCTAAATTTAGCTTTGACTAAACTAAAAAGTTTAAATTTAGAAAATCCAGATATAAAAAAAAATATTGAAATTCTTGGTGAACAAAAAAATCAATTAGAAATTGAAAAATCTGAAATAGAGAAAAAATATAAAACTTTGGTGGATGAACATGATAATTTAACAAGAAAATTGGAGGAGTTGGAAAACAAAGAAAAAATTGAGGAAAAAAAAAGAATAGAATTTTCTGAAAAAATAGATGAATTAAATCAAGAAACTAATACTTTAATGGACGAAATCGATAAATGGCAAACGTAA
- a CDS encoding cell division protein ZapA, translated as MANVTIKFNGKEFLLSCDDGQEEHLEELLIQINQKFNNLKNDLGNIGENKLLLITAVKVMDEYYETKKKVEQKKIELKELSNKFRELKSLVYEYKDIKEEEIKNLNKNHIELKDEIELNQKHYEKLIDAAADEISNFVEKANIDKIS; from the coding sequence ATGGCAAACGTAACTATAAAATTCAATGGCAAAGAGTTTTTGTTATCATGTGATGATGGTCAAGAAGAACATCTTGAGGAGTTATTAATTCAAATCAATCAAAAATTTAATAACTTAAAAAATGATTTAGGAAATATTGGTGAAAATAAACTTTTATTGATTACTGCAGTAAAAGTAATGGATGAATACTACGAAACCAAAAAAAAAGTTGAACAGAAAAAGATTGAATTAAAAGAACTTTCAAACAAATTTAGAGAGTTAAAATCACTAGTTTATGAATACAAAGACATAAAAGAGGAAGAAATTAAAAATTTAAATAAAAATCACATAGAATTAAAAGATGAAATTGAACTAAATCAAAAACATTATGAAAAGTTAATTGATGCTGCTGCTGACGAGATTTCAAATTTTGTTGAAAAAGCAAATATAGATAAAATATCTTAA